A region from the Mesorhizobium sp. J8 genome encodes:
- a CDS encoding carboxymuconolactone decarboxylase family protein: protein MNHNTRLNWYEVAPVGAKALFGVHHYVTHNTNLPEELVHLVFLRVSQINGCAHCIDIHTRDLLKTMAADKVTLVPVWAEVPHLFSDQYRAALAWAEEVTLVSETHASDQAYAAVSAAFEPKDLVDLTITIAAMNAFNRLGAPFRLPVKAQP, encoded by the coding sequence ATGAATCATAACACGCGCCTAAATTGGTACGAAGTAGCACCGGTTGGAGCGAAGGCGCTATTCGGCGTCCATCACTATGTCACGCACAACACCAATCTGCCCGAGGAACTGGTCCATCTCGTGTTCCTGCGCGTGTCGCAGATCAACGGCTGCGCGCATTGTATCGACATCCACACCCGAGATTTGCTCAAAACCATGGCGGCCGACAAGGTCACTCTGGTCCCAGTGTGGGCCGAGGTACCGCACCTTTTTTCCGATCAGTACCGCGCGGCGCTGGCCTGGGCCGAGGAGGTGACGCTTGTCAGTGAGACTCATGCTTCCGACCAAGCTTATGCTGCTGTTTCGGCTGCTTTCGAGCCTAAAGATCTAGTGGATCTCACCATCACCATTGCAGCGATGAACGCATTCAACCGGCTAGGCGCTCCCTTTCGCCTGCCGGTGAAGGCTCAGCCCTGA
- a CDS encoding sigma-70 family RNA polymerase sigma factor, whose product MRLSDQRTADFTSERERLVRLSYRMLGSVSEAEDVVQDAWLRWAGTEDEIGAPAAYLTRIVTRLCLDRMKSARARRETYVGPWLPEPLVETADAYETIADDVTVTLMVALERLSPLERAAFLLHEVFDVALTEVAVVLDREPAAVRQLASRARKNVQTARQRYSVGAAEAERIARAFFAASRDGDVAALSALLARDVEIHSDGGGKVLAFRNVVRGVERALRLFVSAHRKALTPPTFLRTAIIDGLSGYVSLDPSGALQTTALGIRESKIFAIYIVKNPDKLTHIRV is encoded by the coding sequence ATGCGGCTTTCAGACCAAAGGACTGCGGATTTCACTTCGGAGCGCGAGCGGCTGGTGCGCCTGAGCTATCGGATGCTGGGGTCAGTCAGCGAGGCGGAGGATGTTGTGCAGGATGCTTGGTTGCGCTGGGCAGGCACCGAGGACGAAATCGGCGCTCCCGCCGCCTACCTCACTCGTATCGTCACCCGACTATGTCTTGATCGCATGAAGTCAGCACGGGCGCGTCGCGAGACCTATGTCGGCCCTTGGCTGCCGGAGCCATTGGTCGAGACTGCAGATGCGTACGAAACCATTGCCGACGATGTAACTGTGACGCTGATGGTAGCACTGGAGCGACTGTCGCCCCTCGAGCGGGCAGCGTTCCTGCTCCACGAAGTGTTCGACGTAGCGCTAACCGAGGTGGCGGTCGTGCTTGATCGTGAACCTGCCGCAGTTCGGCAGCTTGCTTCTCGCGCACGCAAGAATGTTCAGACCGCACGGCAACGGTACAGCGTCGGCGCGGCGGAGGCCGAGCGAATCGCCCGCGCCTTTTTTGCTGCGTCGCGCGACGGCGATGTCGCCGCGCTTTCAGCCCTGCTCGCGCGCGATGTAGAGATCCATAGCGATGGCGGTGGCAAGGTGCTGGCCTTCCGCAATGTTGTTCGCGGCGTTGAGCGTGCACTGCGCCTCTTCGTTTCTGCTCACCGCAAGGCTTTGACCCCGCCCACTTTCTTGCGAACTGCGATCATTGACGGCCTGTCGGGTTATGTCAGCCTCGACCCGAGCGGTGCGCTGCAGACAACAGCGCTGGGCATCCGCGAGAGCAAGATCTTCGCTATCTATATCGTCAAAAATCCAGACAAGCTGACGCACATTAGGGTCTAG